A portion of the Callithrix jacchus isolate 240 chromosome 13, calJac240_pri, whole genome shotgun sequence genome contains these proteins:
- the TRMT9B gene encoding putative tRNA methyltransferase 9B isoform X3, whose product MVCDNLNLPFRDQGFDAIISIGVIHHFSTKQRRIRAIKEMARVLVPGGQLMIYVWAMEQKNRRFEKQDVLVPWNRALCSQLFSESSQSGRKRQCGHSERSHPYHPPCSKCSCSVCFKEQCGSKRSHSVDYEPAMARTCFANISKEGEEEYGFYNTLGKSFRSWFFSRSLDESTLRKQIERVRPLKNTEVWANSTVTIQPSRHSSLDFDHQEPFSTKEQSLDEEVFVEPSSQKDLEWLRAPGTLKHLNGDHQGERRNGGGNFLDSTHTSVNCAGVGNLEDDNPSASKILRRISAVDSTDSNPDDTISVKDPQPDTLDSRAFMRYYHVFREGELYGLLKENVSELHILSSGNDHGNWCIIAEKKGSCD is encoded by the coding sequence tcATACATCatttttctacaaaacaaagGAGAATCAGAGCAATAAAAGAAATGGCCAGGGTCTTAGTTCCTGGAGGCCAGCTGATGATTTACGTGTGGGCAATGGAACAGAAGAATCGTCGCTTTGAGAAGCAAGACGTGCTTGTTCCATGGAACAGGGCCCTATGTTCCCAGCTTTTCTCAGAGTCCAGCCAATCCGGGAGGAAGAGGCAGTGTGGACACTCAGAAAGAAGCCATCCTTACCATCCTCCTTGCTCCAAGTGTAgctgttctgtttgttttaaagagCAGTGTGGTTCAAAACGGTCCCACAGTGTGGACTATGAACCTGCTATGGCAAGAACCTGTTTTGCAAATATCTCTAAGGAAGGCGAGGAAGAATATGGATTCTACAACACTTTAGGAAAATCATTTCGATCTTGGTTTTTCTCCAGATCTTTGGATGAATCGACTTTGAGGAAGCAAATTGAAAGAGTAAGACCCTTGAAAAACACCGAAGTTTGGGCCAATAGCACTGTAACGATCCAGCCTTCCAGACACTCTAGTTTAGACTTTGATCACCAAGAGCCATTTTCAACAAAAGAGCAAAGCTTAGATGAGGAAGTGTTTGTGGAACCTTCTTCTCAAAAGGACTTAGAGTGGCTGAGAGCACCAGGCACTCTGAAGCATTTAAATGGAGACCatcaaggagaaaggagaaatggaGGGGGGAATTTTCTGGATAGCACTCATACTAGTGTGAATTGTGCGGGTGTGGGTAACTTAGAAGATGATAATCCTTCTGCTAGTAAAATATTGAGAAGGATTTCTGCAGTCGATTCCACAGATTCCAACCCAGATGATACAATTTCTGTCAAAGATCCACAGCCTGATACTTTGGACTCCAGAGCGTTTATGCGCTACTACCATGTGTTTCGAGAAGGGGAGCTCTATGGTCTGCTCAAAGAGAATGTGTCAGAGCTCCATATCCTGAGTTCTGGGAATGATCATGGCAACTGGTGTATCattgcagagaaaaagggaagTTGTGATTGA
- the TRMT9B gene encoding putative tRNA methyltransferase 9B isoform X4 produces the protein MARVLVPGGQLMIYVWAMEQKNRRFEKQDVLVPWNRALCSQLFSESSQSGRKRQCGHSERSHPYHPPCSKCSCSVCFKEQCGSKRSHSVDYEPAMARTCFANISKEGEEEYGFYNTLGKSFRSWFFSRSLDESTLRKQIERVRPLKNTEVWANSTVTIQPSRHSSLDFDHQEPFSTKEQSLDEEVFVEPSSQKDLEWLRAPGTLKHLNGDHQGERRNGGGNFLDSTHTSVNCAGVGNLEDDNPSASKILRRISAVDSTDSNPDDTISVKDPQPDTLDSRAFMRYYHVFREGELYGLLKENVSELHILSSGNDHGNWCIIAEKKGSCD, from the coding sequence ATGGCCAGGGTCTTAGTTCCTGGAGGCCAGCTGATGATTTACGTGTGGGCAATGGAACAGAAGAATCGTCGCTTTGAGAAGCAAGACGTGCTTGTTCCATGGAACAGGGCCCTATGTTCCCAGCTTTTCTCAGAGTCCAGCCAATCCGGGAGGAAGAGGCAGTGTGGACACTCAGAAAGAAGCCATCCTTACCATCCTCCTTGCTCCAAGTGTAgctgttctgtttgttttaaagagCAGTGTGGTTCAAAACGGTCCCACAGTGTGGACTATGAACCTGCTATGGCAAGAACCTGTTTTGCAAATATCTCTAAGGAAGGCGAGGAAGAATATGGATTCTACAACACTTTAGGAAAATCATTTCGATCTTGGTTTTTCTCCAGATCTTTGGATGAATCGACTTTGAGGAAGCAAATTGAAAGAGTAAGACCCTTGAAAAACACCGAAGTTTGGGCCAATAGCACTGTAACGATCCAGCCTTCCAGACACTCTAGTTTAGACTTTGATCACCAAGAGCCATTTTCAACAAAAGAGCAAAGCTTAGATGAGGAAGTGTTTGTGGAACCTTCTTCTCAAAAGGACTTAGAGTGGCTGAGAGCACCAGGCACTCTGAAGCATTTAAATGGAGACCatcaaggagaaaggagaaatggaGGGGGGAATTTTCTGGATAGCACTCATACTAGTGTGAATTGTGCGGGTGTGGGTAACTTAGAAGATGATAATCCTTCTGCTAGTAAAATATTGAGAAGGATTTCTGCAGTCGATTCCACAGATTCCAACCCAGATGATACAATTTCTGTCAAAGATCCACAGCCTGATACTTTGGACTCCAGAGCGTTTATGCGCTACTACCATGTGTTTCGAGAAGGGGAGCTCTATGGTCTGCTCAAAGAGAATGTGTCAGAGCTCCATATCCTGAGTTCTGGGAATGATCATGGCAACTGGTGTATCattgcagagaaaaagggaagTTGTGATTGA